The DNA segment CGTTTCCGGCGCAAGTGATGGAGGGAGAATTGATTTTTTTACATGGTTGGCAATGGTTTAATTATAAAGTTAGCTGTTGTTTCATAGAACAAAGTGAAGATGAGTGCTTTAATCGCATAGAAATTAGTGCTATTCTTCCCGATGGTGATATTAAAACTTATCAAGCGGATGTGGTGGAAGATGAGAGTAAATCTATATATTTAATTGGGGATTGTCATGGGATTGAGCCAGAACTGATTCCTAAATACTCTGTGAATAATCTTATACAAATTATCTAAATGAAGACTTGGTTTAAGTATATAAAATTATTGCTGCTATCAGTTTGTACTTTTTTGTTAGTGACAGGCTGTAACAGTAACGTATCAAAATTACCAAGTAATCAGACTACCAGCAATATAACTACAAATTGCCGTGTAATTAATCATGAAGCAGGTAAAACGCAGATCTGCGGACAACCTAAAAAAGTTGTTGCTCTGAGTCCGCCTGTGTTAGATATGATGCTTGCTTTGGGTGTGCAACCTGCGGGTTATGCGGAAGTAGACTTGCTCAACAGTAAAGTATTTGATCGACCTAAAGAGCAAATTCCCTACCTTGGCGATCGCATTACCAGTCAACCGATGAATGTAGGCGATCGCGGTAATCCTTCTTTAGAAAGTTTACTGCAACTGAAGCCAGATTTGATTTTAGGTGAAGCATCTTATAACGAAACTGAATACCAAATCTTAAACAAAATTGCACCGACAATTTTAATAAGTCATCGAGATGGTATCACTCCAGCTTGGCAACAAACAATCTCAATTATTGCCCAAGCTTTAGGACGAGAAGATAAAGTACCAACCGTCATAGCAGAGTATGAACAGAAATTATCCCAAGCCAAAACTGCGATCGCTCCTATTGCTCAACACCAGGAACTATTGCTGTTAGCATTTAGGGGAATTACTCTAACCTCATTTACCTTTGGAGCAGAAACCTTTGCTGGCGGACTATTACAAGATTTAGGATTTAAGCTTGTTAGTCCTGAATCCACAGAATATGAAGTGGCGTTGGAAGTATTACCTAAATTTAAGTCCGACTTAATTGTGATTATGCCTTCAGGAAATAACAATATAGAAAACGCCAAGCGTCAATGGAGTCAAAATCCGATTTTACAGTCTATATCTGCTCACAATACAAATCGAATTTACTTCATTGATTACCAACTAGCAAGCCGCATTCGCGGGCCGATCGCTGCTGAGTTGTTTGTTAATCAAGTTCGTCAATTGCTGTCTTGATATAGGACTCATCTTTGATTTCTGAAAAACCAAATTGGCTAGAAGCTTGCTATACAGAGCTTTGTTTCTCAGTATACGTAGCAAAATTCAAGTACGATTCCTATATGATTTTTCAGTATGCCTGATATGTCAAATATGACACATTAGATAATATCTGCTCCTTTGGAATTGCAGAAACTAACAAACTAATGATAAGATTTATCATCTATTTTGATTTTCTCCACTTATCTGTGTAGATAATTTCAAACCAATGGTACTCATCCTTCAGGAATCAGCAGATTGTTATCAACCATTGACAGAAAATAACAACACTCCACAATCAACTATCTGGGAAGCTCATATACATGATCCGCAAGGTATGAGTCATGGTTATAGACAATGGTTTCATTTGCGCCCAGGAATATCTCTGCTCACTGATTGTTATCAGTTAAATGATGATTTAGTTGTGGAGAAAGCACCTAGCCCTGCTTTAATTTGGTTAGAGTTAAGTTTTAATATCTTTGGTCATAACATCTGTGAAGGTGTCTACCCAGGAGAAAATTTCTTAGATGTATATCGAGGATTAGAACCAGCAAATCATACTGAATGGCAAGCACAGGAAAAAGTTTTAAAATTTGATATTCACCTTGAATATTCAGAACTTCAAAGATTATTTGCTCATCAAATGGATTTATTGCCAGCTAGCTTTAGACGAATGTTTGAAAAAAATGATGATGAGCCTGAGTATCGGAATTTTGGCATTACCACCCATGAAATGCAAATTGTGTTACGTCAGATTTTAAATTGTCCCTATCAAGGTTTGACAAAACAACTTTATTTGGAAGGCAAAATATTAGAATTATTAGCTTTACGGTTGGAATATCTACAAGAAAATCCTACTAATATCAATACAGACAATACTCTTAAAAATCATCAAGTTGATGGTATTTACCATGCTAGAGATATTTTAATTAAAAATCTCAATAACCCACCTTCATTAATAGATTTGGCGAGGCTGGTGGGATTAAATGATTGCACACTAAAAAAGGGGTTTCAAGAGGTGTTTGGGACTACAGCCTTTGGATATTTACATGAATATCGTATGGAACAGGCGAAAGAATTACTCTTAGAAAAAGAAATGAATGTGACTCAAGTAGCCCAAGTGGTTGGTTATGAAGCGCGTACTTCTTTTATCAGGGCTTTCCGTAAAAAGTTCGGTGTGAGTCCTACTGCTTATATCCAAAGAAATTCCGCTTAGGTAACAATAAATTCCGTTGATGTCACACTTAGAGCTTTAACTCTCCATTTAATTGCAGTAAGATTCTCGCTAAGAATTACTAATAACAGAAGCAAGTCTCAATGAGATGTCATGCAATATACACCTCATTATGGCTTTATCTTTCTGTATGTGAGGAGAGATGTTAATTAAAGCAGGTTTATTAAATACTTTGTACTTGGCGACAATAGTATCAATCTTAATCAGTAATCAAACTGTACGGGCAGAGGTAAACACCACAGGCAATCAAACTCCTCAACTGAGTAAAGATGTCTCAATATTGGCGCAAGCACCGACAACTGAAATTGTACAAGTAACAGGAGTGACAGCAAATCCTACAGAAAAAGGCGTGGAAGTTATTTTACAGACTACCTCTGGGGAAAAATTACAACTGGTAAATCTCAGTCAAGGTAACGCATACATAGTTGATATTCCTAATGCACAGTTACGCTTACCTAATGGTGATAGTTTTACATTCACTTCCCCAAAGCCAGTGGAGGGAATTAGCGAGATTATAGTTACCAATCTGGATGCTAATACTATTCGGGTGACAGTCACAGGTGAGACGGGATTACCTGTAGTAGAGTTATTTGATAGTGATGAGGGTTTGATTTTGGGGGTGGTGAGTGCAACACCCCCACAGACACAAGCTACACCAGAACAACCAGCAGCACAGACTGAAGAAAATCAAGAACCAATTGAACTGGTGGTGACAGGCGAACAGGATATATATAGTGTTCCTAATGCTTCCACTGCTACCAGAACCGATACTCCATTGCGCGATATCCCTCAATCGATTCAAGTGATCCCGCAGCAGGTGTTGAAAGACCAGCAAGTAACTCGCATCTTAGATGCTGTGCGGAATGTGTCAGGGGTGACTCCACAAAAAGGTTATGGAGATGCGACAGATTTTTATACTATTCGCGGATTTAACTCGAATCGAACTCTGAGAAATGGATTCAATGTTCGAGCCGCTAGGGGTGGTACGTCTACTTTTACCGCTCCTAGCAGCGTTGAGCGAGTCGAAGTTCTCAAAGGCCCGGCTTCCGTTTTGTATGGGCAATTAGAACCAGGGGGACTTGTAAATATTGTTACCAAAAAACCCCTCAGCGATCCCTACTATGCGGCTGAATTTACTGCTGGGAGTTACAGTTTTTATAGCCCTTCATTAGATATCTCTGGGCCTCTGACTACTGACAAAAAACTGTTATATCGCTTGAATGCTTCGTATCAAAACTTTGGTAGCTTCATTGATTTTGTCAATGGGGAAAACTTGTCTATTGTACCCGTCGTCAATTATCAGATTAGCGATCGCACAGCCTTAACTTTTGAGTATGAACATTCACGCTCAAATCAGTCTTTTAATGATGGTTTACCCATAGATCCCATTTCCTTTGAGTTACCCATCAGTCGAAATTTAAACAATCCTGACGATACACTTGACAATACCACTAATAGTCTCAATTTCACCTTGGAGCATGGATTTAATGATAATATCCGCCTCCGCACTGTTTTTGGAGCTTCTTTTTCTGAGGGGACAACTTTAGCCTACCGTCTGTTTAACTACAATCCAGAAACCAATGAAGTCCTACGAGCCTTTCGGAATAGTCCAGATTATGAAAATGACTATTCTTGGCAAACCGATGTGATTGCTAAGTTTAATACTGGCGCAGTCAAACATGAGCTACTTGTCGGATTTGAACTCGCTTTTAATGATAACGCTTACAATGCAACGGATTCAGAAGACAGCTTCATTAATGTTTTTAATCCTGTGTATGATACACCAATCCCACTAGCATTATACAGTTTTAGTGGCAAAAGCAATTCTAATACCATAGGTCTCTATCTCCAAGATCAAATCACCCTCTCGCCTAATTTAAAGTTATTAATCGGAGGTAGATATGATTTTGCTAGAGCTAAATCTGATTCTAATTTCCAGTTTATAGGTGAACCTGACAGCCCTACCTCAGATGAATTTTATAATGAAGCCTTTTCCCCGCGTGTGGGATTGGTGTATCAACCGATTGAACCCATCTCTTTGTATGCTAGTTATAGTCGCTCCTTTCTCCCCAACAATGCTAAAACTTTTAGTGGAGAGATAATTGAACCAACTCGTGGTAAACAGTTGGAAGTAGGAGTCAAAGCTGATTTTGGGAGACTTTCGACAACTCTAGCAGCTTATGAGATTACTAAAACTAATATTCTCACCAGCGATCGTGACAACCCTTTTTTCTCTCTTGGGGTGGGAGAAGTCAGAAGTCGTGGTATTGAGTTAGACATTTCTGGAGAAATTTTACCAGGTTGGAATGTCATTGCTTCCACTTTTATTAATGATTCCGTCATCACCCAAGATAATAATCTACCTATTGGTGATACATTGGTTAATGCTCCAAGGCGTGGAGCTAGTCTGTGGACAACCTATGAAATTCAGACGGGCGATTTGCAAGGATTGGGCTTTGGCTTAGGGGTATTTTATGTTGGCGATCGCCAAGCTGAATTACCCAACAATCTTGTGTTACCATCCTATGTGCGTGCTGATGCTTCTATTTTCTATAGACGCGATAACTGGAGAATAGGATTAAATTTTAAAAATCTATCTGACACGAGATATTACGAATCATCTCAAAATAGTTCATTGATATATCCAGGAACACCACTTACTGTATTGGGAACTGTTTCAGTACAATTTTAAAAATTTGCCAGATATCAAAAACTAAAAGCAAAGATGTCCAAACGGTGGCTTTATTCTCTCCAGCTAATCTTCTTTATAACCTTGGTCTTTGTATTAGTGACGGGTTGTTATAGCCATCCAAATCAAAATATTCAATCTGCTAATTCAAAACCAGTCACATCTGAATGTCGAATTATCAAGCATCCCTTGGGAGAAACCTGTATTCCTTTGCATCCCCAGCGCATTATCGCTATGGATGAAGATATTTTAGAAATTTTGGTAGCACTAGATTTAAAACCCATAGCTGTAGCCATAAATTTTGATGAATGGAGTAGTAGAGAAAAACAATTATGGCAAAAAGCTGAAGGTATAGATTCAATTGTTATAGGAAATCATGGTATTTTGAATCTAGAAAAAATGCTGCTATTAAAACCAGATTTAATTTTAGGTCTAGCAGAAAGCACCGACAGAAAAAGCTACGAGTTATTTTCGCAAATAGCCCCGACTGTTACTGTTGATTATGCTCAAACTGCTTGGAGAGATGTCCTTTTGCGTGTTGGTAATATAATCGGTAAAACTGAACAAGCCCAGAAATTAATTGCTGAATTTCAGCAACGAATAGAAAAATTGCGGGTAATTGTAAAAAACAAATTGGGAAAAACAAAAATTTCTGTAGTACGTGTATATAATTACTTTCACAAAACAATAGAATTTCGCTCCAATTTCTCATTCCCCGGTAGCCTTCTTGTGGAGTTGGGACTGTCTTTTCCAGAAAAACAAAATCAAATTCCTACTAGTCCAGGCTTTCCTTTTGTATTTGCAAGTCTAGAAAGACTAGACTTACTAGATGCAGATGTAATGTTTGTCACATTAGATGCTGGTGGTGAAGAAAACTTCAAAAAATTTCAGGCTAGCCCCTTATGGCAAAAGCTGAAAGCAGTCAAAAACAATTGCGTATACACAGTTGATTCAGGTTACTGGATATTTGGCAATATTATGTCAGCTAACGCCATACTCGATGATTTAGATAAATACCTTCTCCAGCAATGTAGATAATAGGTGACGGTGAAGAAATAAGAGGAATTTGAACGGCTGATTTCTATTTTTTGCTGTATTGTTTCACTACATTACAATAATTAATGATATTATTTATCAATAAATTTTCTGTTGACATTACTCAGATGACCAAACACACCCTATTCGTTTGCAAATCTTGTCACCGTTCATCGGAAGAATTGGCAGAAAATCAGCCTTGCGATGGCAGTATTTTACTTGACAAAATTACCAGCTTGTATTCAGAAAAATTTGCAACAGAAGAACTGGAAATTCAGTCTGTGGGATGTTTATGGGCTTGCAGCCGTGGCTGTGTTGTGGCGCTTTCCAGTCCAGAAAAACCAACCTATCTGTTGGTTGATTTACCTCCAGATGCAGAAAATGCTTCAGCATTACTCGAATTTACACAGATGTACATTAATAATCGTAAAGGGGCGTTTATGTGGGAAAAACTTCCCAAAGAATTGGAGTCTGCCATTTTTGCAAGTATTCCTTCTGTATTGACGAAACCGGAAGGTTAGGTGTTATTTGCAACATCAATTGTGATGTTGCTCTACTTAACGTACACAATGCTTATAACTGAATGTCACTAAGAAAAGGTGAAACTCTTGCTGTGGATGGGTGTAGGGGTTAGGAGAAGAACAGTATTGATGAGATATCTTCACTTAAGTATTAGTTGTTTCCCCTACACCCTTACACCCCAAAAGCCTTATACCTTAAAGATTTGCGCTTATCTTAGTGCCATTCGCTTATAACTCTTGATACTCATGTCCCAGACAAAGTAACAATATTATTTCTCATCTATATATTTAAATATTTAATAAATACAAAATCCCAAATCCCAAATTACATGACCCTTGTTTTACAAGAAGATTTTCATCATTTATTGACATCAGAACCACTAGATAATAACGCTCCTTTTCAACTCAAAACTTATGAATTGCAGGTAGATGATCCCAGGGGGATAAGTCATGGTTATAGACGGTGGTTGTATTTACGTCCAGGAATCTCCCTGTTGCTAGAAAAATATAATCTGCAAGAAAACTTAGTTATTGAATATTCCCCACATCAACCTTATTCTTGTTTAGAATTAGGGTTTCATATTTTGGGTCGTGACCCTCATTTAGATTTAAGAACAGGGCAAAATTTCATAGCTTTAGAACTAGATCCTGGTGAAAGTAGTTGGAAAGAATGGCAAGCTCAAAAAGAGTTTTTAAAACTAGATATTCATATTGAATATGCTTTATTTGAAAGTTTCGTATTCGATCATATAGATAAATTACCTGCCGATTTTAGACAGATCATTGAGAATGCTAATAGCGGTGAAATGAATTATCTGCAAATTGGTAGGACAACACCACAAATGCAGACCATTTTACAACAAATATTAAATTGTCCCTATCAAAGTTTAACAAAGCAACTTTATTTAGAGGCTAAAGTATTGGAATTAATGGCGTTAAGGTTTGAAGAATTACAAGATTCGCTTATCTTAAATCAAAATATTAACCTCAAACCGATACAAATTGATAGTATTTACCAAGCCAGAGATATTCTCATTAATAATTTTACTAATCCACCAACATTAATAGCCTTAGCACGGCAAGTCAATCTGAATGATTGCACTCTTAAAAAAGGCTTTCAGCAAATATTTGGTACAACTGTCTTTGGTTATTTGCATAACTACCGTATGGAACAAGCCAAGGAATTACTTTTAGATGCCAAGTTAACTGTCAATCAAGTAGCACAATATGTAGGTTATGCTAGTCGTAGTGCTTTTATGACAGCTTTCTGTAAAAAGTTTGGCGTGAGTCCTAGCGTTTACTCGCGCAAAAATTCCGTTTAAAGAACTAAAAAATTCCGTTTAGAGAACATTCCATACTTTAGCTTTTCCTCAGATTACCGTAAGATTACTGAGAATACTTACTAATAAGACTTGCGTTTGTAATTCAAACAATCTTGCTAAAGTCATTGTCCGCTTGAGTTACGGACAAATTGTGTTATCTGATGTGGGGAGATAGATGAAGTTAGATAAATTATTTCCAAACTTGCTGCTGACAAGTGCAATACCTTTGACAATGGCTATTTTATTCGCCACTCCCACACGAGCCGAGACAGTGGGACAGGATAAAATCAAACTTCCTGTAACTAATGCTCGTATTATCGCACAAACATCAGCCCCCACCCAACAGACTCTGATTCTCATTACAGGAGTAAAGGCAAATTCCACTGAAAAAGGGGTGGAGGTAATTTTAGAAACCACCCAAGGGGAGCAACTGCAAGTTACTAATCGCAGCACGGGAAATAATTTTATTGCAGATATTACTACAGGACAATTGCAACTACCTAATGGAGATGCTTTTACATATCGCTCAGAAAAACCTATAAATGGAATTACGGAGATAACAGTTGCAAATCTTGACGCGAATACTGTACGAGTTACGGTAGTCGGTGAAAAGGCCTTACCTGCGGTTGAGTTATTTGATGATGATGCAGGGTTGATTTTGGCTGTTGAATCTACAACCACAGCCACACAACCGCCAGCAACACCAACTAGTGATGCACCTCCAGCAGAACCCATAGCCCAACAGGATGACCCAATTGAGTTGGTAGTAACGGGAGAACAAGACAGATATCGCGTACCTACCGCCTCAACTGCGACTAAAACCGATACGCCTGTGCGCGATATTCCTGGTTCGATTCAAGTGATCCCGCGTCAAATCTTAGAAGACCAAAAAACCACGCGCATACAAGAGGTATTGCAGAACGTTAGCGGTGTCAACAAACAAGGTAATTATGGTGGTACAGATGCAGGTGGATATAGAATTCGTGGCTTCGATCAGGATGGTAACTTCCGCAATGGTTTTAATGATACTGACTTTTATTCTTTGGTAGACACAGCTAACATCGATCGCATCGAAGTTCTCAAAGGACCGGCTTCGGTGCTATTCGGTCAGGCTGAACCAGGAGGAATTATCAATGTTGTCACCAAACAACCCCTGAGAACTCCCTATTATGCGGCTGAGTTGAATGTGGGTAATTATGCCTTTTATCGCCCTAGTTTTGATATTTCGGGGCCGCTGACAGATGATGGTTCACTGTTGTATCGGTTGAATGTGGCTTATCAAAATTCTGGGAGTTTTCGAGATTATAACTTTCTAGAACGGGTATTTGTTGCGCCTGTAATTACTTGGAATATTAGCGATCGCACTTCTTTAACCTTTGACTTAGAATATCAGGACAACGATTATCTCTTTGATCGTGGTATTCCTTCCATTGGCGATCGACCTGCTCCTATCCCTATTAGTCGCTTTGTTGGTCTGCCCCACGTTTATAACGATAGCACTTTTCGGATTGGCTATCGACTAGAGCATGACTTTAGTAAAGACTGGCAACTGCGTAATGCGTTTTCCTTTGTTTCTGGGAAATCATCTGGGACTTATGCCTATGGTGGCTATGACTTAATTGATGACCAGTTTGCCCCAATATACGTGAGTCGTGATGAGTTCACACGCGACATCTATACTTTACAAACAGAAGTAGTTGGTAAGTTCAAGACGGGATCAATTGTTCATCAACCTTTAATTGGGGTGGAGTTAAGACGCAACACCTGGAAATACACCTCATTCGATGTGGCAGATCCTATACTTCTGGACATTTTTAATCCCAATTATGATGTAGAACTCCCGGCTACACCTGATGAAAGCAC comes from the Nostoc sp. PCC 7120 = FACHB-418 genome and includes:
- a CDS encoding ABC transporter substrate-binding protein, coding for MKTWFKYIKLLLLSVCTFLLVTGCNSNVSKLPSNQTTSNITTNCRVINHEAGKTQICGQPKKVVALSPPVLDMMLALGVQPAGYAEVDLLNSKVFDRPKEQIPYLGDRITSQPMNVGDRGNPSLESLLQLKPDLILGEASYNETEYQILNKIAPTILISHRDGITPAWQQTISIIAQALGREDKVPTVIAEYEQKLSQAKTAIAPIAQHQELLLLAFRGITLTSFTFGAETFAGGLLQDLGFKLVSPESTEYEVALEVLPKFKSDLIVIMPSGNNNIENAKRQWSQNPILQSISAHNTNRIYFIDYQLASRIRGPIAAELFVNQVRQLLS
- a CDS encoding helix-turn-helix transcriptional regulator, translating into MVLILQESADCYQPLTENNNTPQSTIWEAHIHDPQGMSHGYRQWFHLRPGISLLTDCYQLNDDLVVEKAPSPALIWLELSFNIFGHNICEGVYPGENFLDVYRGLEPANHTEWQAQEKVLKFDIHLEYSELQRLFAHQMDLLPASFRRMFEKNDDEPEYRNFGITTHEMQIVLRQILNCPYQGLTKQLYLEGKILELLALRLEYLQENPTNINTDNTLKNHQVDGIYHARDILIKNLNNPPSLIDLARLVGLNDCTLKKGFQEVFGTTAFGYLHEYRMEQAKELLLEKEMNVTQVAQVVGYEARTSFIRAFRKKFGVSPTAYIQRNSA
- a CDS encoding TonB-dependent siderophore receptor translates to MLIKAGLLNTLYLATIVSILISNQTVRAEVNTTGNQTPQLSKDVSILAQAPTTEIVQVTGVTANPTEKGVEVILQTTSGEKLQLVNLSQGNAYIVDIPNAQLRLPNGDSFTFTSPKPVEGISEIIVTNLDANTIRVTVTGETGLPVVELFDSDEGLILGVVSATPPQTQATPEQPAAQTEENQEPIELVVTGEQDIYSVPNASTATRTDTPLRDIPQSIQVIPQQVLKDQQVTRILDAVRNVSGVTPQKGYGDATDFYTIRGFNSNRTLRNGFNVRAARGGTSTFTAPSSVERVEVLKGPASVLYGQLEPGGLVNIVTKKPLSDPYYAAEFTAGSYSFYSPSLDISGPLTTDKKLLYRLNASYQNFGSFIDFVNGENLSIVPVVNYQISDRTALTFEYEHSRSNQSFNDGLPIDPISFELPISRNLNNPDDTLDNTTNSLNFTLEHGFNDNIRLRTVFGASFSEGTTLAYRLFNYNPETNEVLRAFRNSPDYENDYSWQTDVIAKFNTGAVKHELLVGFELAFNDNAYNATDSEDSFINVFNPVYDTPIPLALYSFSGKSNSNTIGLYLQDQITLSPNLKLLIGGRYDFARAKSDSNFQFIGEPDSPTSDEFYNEAFSPRVGLVYQPIEPISLYASYSRSFLPNNAKTFSGEIIEPTRGKQLEVGVKADFGRLSTTLAAYEITKTNILTSDRDNPFFSLGVGEVRSRGIELDISGEILPGWNVIASTFINDSVITQDNNLPIGDTLVNAPRRGASLWTTYEIQTGDLQGLGFGLGVFYVGDRQAELPNNLVLPSYVRADASIFYRRDNWRIGLNFKNLSDTRYYESSQNSSLIYPGTPLTVLGTVSVQF
- a CDS encoding iron-siderophore ABC transporter substrate-binding protein codes for the protein MSKRWLYSLQLIFFITLVFVLVTGCYSHPNQNIQSANSKPVTSECRIIKHPLGETCIPLHPQRIIAMDEDILEILVALDLKPIAVAINFDEWSSREKQLWQKAEGIDSIVIGNHGILNLEKMLLLKPDLILGLAESTDRKSYELFSQIAPTVTVDYAQTAWRDVLLRVGNIIGKTEQAQKLIAEFQQRIEKLRVIVKNKLGKTKISVVRVYNYFHKTIEFRSNFSFPGSLLVELGLSFPEKQNQIPTSPGFPFVFASLERLDLLDADVMFVTLDAGGEENFKKFQASPLWQKLKAVKNNCVYTVDSGYWIFGNIMSANAILDDLDKYLLQQCR
- a CDS encoding DUF1636 family protein — protein: MTKHTLFVCKSCHRSSEELAENQPCDGSILLDKITSLYSEKFATEELEIQSVGCLWACSRGCVVALSSPEKPTYLLVDLPPDAENASALLEFTQMYINNRKGAFMWEKLPKELESAIFASIPSVLTKPEG
- a CDS encoding helix-turn-helix transcriptional regulator, whose translation is MTLVLQEDFHHLLTSEPLDNNAPFQLKTYELQVDDPRGISHGYRRWLYLRPGISLLLEKYNLQENLVIEYSPHQPYSCLELGFHILGRDPHLDLRTGQNFIALELDPGESSWKEWQAQKEFLKLDIHIEYALFESFVFDHIDKLPADFRQIIENANSGEMNYLQIGRTTPQMQTILQQILNCPYQSLTKQLYLEAKVLELMALRFEELQDSLILNQNINLKPIQIDSIYQARDILINNFTNPPTLIALARQVNLNDCTLKKGFQQIFGTTVFGYLHNYRMEQAKELLLDAKLTVNQVAQYVGYASRSAFMTAFCKKFGVSPSVYSRKNSV
- a CDS encoding TonB-dependent siderophore receptor; this translates as MKLDKLFPNLLLTSAIPLTMAILFATPTRAETVGQDKIKLPVTNARIIAQTSAPTQQTLILITGVKANSTEKGVEVILETTQGEQLQVTNRSTGNNFIADITTGQLQLPNGDAFTYRSEKPINGITEITVANLDANTVRVTVVGEKALPAVELFDDDAGLILAVESTTTATQPPATPTSDAPPAEPIAQQDDPIELVVTGEQDRYRVPTASTATKTDTPVRDIPGSIQVIPRQILEDQKTTRIQEVLQNVSGVNKQGNYGGTDAGGYRIRGFDQDGNFRNGFNDTDFYSLVDTANIDRIEVLKGPASVLFGQAEPGGIINVVTKQPLRTPYYAAELNVGNYAFYRPSFDISGPLTDDGSLLYRLNVAYQNSGSFRDYNFLERVFVAPVITWNISDRTSLTFDLEYQDNDYLFDRGIPSIGDRPAPIPISRFVGLPHVYNDSTFRIGYRLEHDFSKDWQLRNAFSFVSGKSSGTYAYGGYDLIDDQFAPIYVSRDEFTRDIYTLQTEVVGKFKTGSIVHQPLIGVELRRNTWKYTSFDVADPILLDIFNPNYDVELPATPDESTFSYTTRRDTLGIYVQDQITFADNLKLLVGGRFDAFQRKEEGFSETASEESLSAFSPRIGIVYQPIQAISLYASYSQSFKPDRFFGRSASNEPFKPTRGTQYEVGIKADISEKLSATLAAYEITKTNVVTSDPNDPNLSVQVGEQRSRGIELDIGGEIVPGWNIIASYTYTDAITSKDNTIPVGNRIDNVPEHAASLWTSYELQSGDLKGLGFGLGLYYVGDRYADVENTSLLSSYFRTDSAIYYKRDNWRLALNFRNLFNETYYETSQARNTIYPGAPFTVIGSFSIQF